The genomic stretch TCCTTGCTGCGCCAGTGCGGCAGCGAGTTCCAGTAGCGCTGGCCTTTCGCGTCGTCGTACATGCCTTCCCAACGGGCAATAACCAGTACCGCGAGGGCGTTGCCGATCACGTTCAGGGCGGTACGCGCCATGTCCATCACACGGTCGACACCGGCGATGAACGCCAGGCCTTCCAGCGGAATACCCACGCTGCCCAGAGTGGCCAGCAGTACTACGAAGGACACGCCCGGTACGCCGGCGATGCCTTTGGAGGTAACCATCAGGGTCAGGACCAGCAGCAGTTGCTGGCTGATCGACAGGTCGATGCCGTACAGCTGGGCAATGAAGATGGCGGCGATGGACTGGTACAGGGTCGAACCGTCGAGGTTGAACGAGTAACCGGTCGGCACCACGAAGCTGCAGATGGCTTTCGGTGCGCCGTAGGCTTCCATCTTCTCGATCACGCGTGGCAGCACGGTTTCCGAGGAAGCGGTGGAGTAAGCCAGGACCAGCTCATCCTTGAAGATGCGCATCAGCTTGATCACCGAGAAACCGAACATCTTGGCGATCAGGCCCAGAATCACGAAGGCGAAGAAGGCGATGGCGACGTAAACCAGGATCACCAGTTTGGCCAGCGGCAGCAGCGAGGCGAAACCGAAGTTGGCTACGGTCACCGCGATCAGAGCGAACACACCAATTGGCGCGTAGTTCATGATCATGTGGGTGACTTTGAACATGCTTTCCGAGACGCCCTGGAACATCTTCACCAGCGGCTCGCGCAGGTCCGACTGCAGGCTCGACAGACCGAGGCCGAACAGCACGGAGAAGAAGATGATCGGCAGCATTTCGCCGCGGGCCATGGCCGCGAAGATGTTCGACGGGATCAGGTTGAGGATGGTCTCGATGAACGCGTGTTCATGCTGTACTTCGGCGGCGGTCGCCTGGTACTTGGAGATATCCACAGTGCCCAGGGTGCTCATGTCGATGCCGGCACCCGGATGGAACAGGTTGGCCAGCAGCAGGCCGACAACGATGGCGATGGTGGTGACGATTTCGAAGTAGATGATGGTCTTCAGGCCGATACGCCCGAGCTTCTTGGCGTCGCCCACACCGGCGATGCCGACGATCAGGGAAGAGATGACGATCGGGATCACGATCATCTTGATCAGACGGATAAAGATATCGCCTGCCGGTTGCAGGACGTTGCTGATCCACCAGGCCTTCTCGGCACTGAAATGGTTGAGCAACGCACCGATTGCAATCCCCAATACCAGACCGATGAGGATCTGCCAGGCGAGGCTAAGCTTTGCCTTCTTCATTATCTTTACCCTTACTTGCGTTTGACTCAGGCACATGCAGGAACTGGAACGCTCTTTAGCGGAAAAGTTTGTGCATCTGCCTCCGTATAAGGTGCCCCGGGCCGCGTGTTTACGGCTCTCCGGCAGGCGAAAAAAGGCGCAACTATTCCGATGCAAGGTTGCGCCGTCTAATGCCGTAAACGCCTACCCTATGCCGAATCGGCATGAGCTTTTTTAAATGAAACTGGCGTCCCAACCGGTTCGAATACGACATTTCAGCAGGCATAAGTGCCGTGAACCGGCCATTACAGCGTAGGTTGGTTATTTTTTGAACGAGTGATTTCGACGAAAAATTTAGGAAAAAGCCTACGTTTGGAAACTAAAAGTCCGACTGGCTCAATCGACTCTTTCTCGATATACGGTCGCGACGAAACACCGCGAAACGCTTTTCGCGCGCAGTGTGAGCGATAAAAAGATGAGCAGAACGCTCTGGATCAATGTTTTGTCACTTTGAAAGCTCAGCGCAAGTCCGTCGAACCACCCCGGGTTGGCGAACTTGCGTCGCAGCTTTTACCCTGACCCGGCCCTCATCGCAGGCACTCCCTGTACCCGTAGGTCACTCCGACCCTGCAACAGTCAGAACGTCCCGGCCCCCTGGTCATGCGCCGGCCTTCCTCGGGCGGGCGCAATGGAAGGCAGCGCGTTGCTGCCCTCATGTTCAATACCAGTTCGGATCTTTCTTCAGCGTTTCCATCAACAGATCCTGCATGCCCTGATCGGGTTTGCCGAGGAAGCGGTAGGTCGCATGTCGCGTTGGCGACTTGTCGGCCGGCAGTCCTTCGGGCACATCGACCAGCATGGCGTAAGCGTGTTTCTTGTCGAAGCTGAACGCGACGATCAAGCGGTGGTTGAGGCACTTGTCCTGGGATTCGCAGAGCGGCCCGACCAGGTACTTGTCGCCGTCTTCAGTGACGGCATTCATCTGTTGGTCCGGCGTACCGGAAAGGTTCATCACCCATTCCGGCAGGCGTTCTTCCTTCTTCACCACGCCTTCCCAGGTTTCCCTGTAGTGCGGGTCCGAACTCAACAGTTCGTTGACCCGCGCCTGGCCATCATTGGCCGCCATCGCCATGGCACTGCCGCCCAGGAGCAGGGCGGCTGCCAGTGTCTTTAAAGCACTCATGGTCAACCTCGGCCGCGACGGCCAAAGAAGAACGAGGCGATGAACATCACCAGGAACACGACAAAGAGAATCTTGGCGATACCCGTGGCGGTGCCCGCGATACCACCGAAGCCCAGTACTGCAGCGATGATGGCAATGATCAGGAATGTGATTGCCCAGCTCAACATGGTGATTCTCCTTGTTTCTATTTAGGGGTGTTGCCGGTCTCGGCGCGGGGGCGCCCAGATTCGTTGATCAGAAAACCCAGCGTTCTTCGCGTGGCATGTCGCCCAAGGGTTGTGGCTGGTCGACATCCATCATCCGCATCGCGCCGTTATCCGCCTGGCTGCTGCTGACGGCGCTGAAGTGCGTTTGTGTCGCGTGCTGCATGGAAATCAATGGCTCAGCTTGCTGACTCTGTTCCCAGCGCAGGTATTGCTGGCAGGCGATCAGGGTGATCAACAGCGCAAGTGCGCCAAACAGGCCCTGCTGTAGATGCAGGGGCGAGATACGCATTTGGGCGGCACGTTGGCGAGTCATCCTGGGTTCCTCACTCTTATTCGGTTAGGGCAGTGCATATCTGCCCGGGCTGAGAGAGGTATTGCAGCCTGCATGCCAGCTTTTTTGTTTGAAAAAAATCAATAAAATCAAATAGTTAAAGATGCGTAGAAAAATCCTGACGACGCATCCTGCACGATGGGTCCGCCACGGTCGTGCGTAATGCACGATTGTTTCGTAGGAGAAATCATTCTTTTTGAATTGAGAGCAGGGTGCGGATGTCAGAAAAGGACGCAGGCAAATGCCTGAAAAACGCTGATTGTTTAAAAATTCAACAAATTCAGTGGATTAGCCGTGAGGGCAGGAGAGAGCTACCCTGCTATGACTGGAATCGATCAGAATCAACCATGCAACTTGCCCGATTTTTCCGGGACTAAACCAAGACATTCACTTATGGAGCGTAGGAAAAATGGAATCAGCCACTGAGCACCAAGGCCGCATTCTGCTGGTGGACGATGAATCCGCCATCCTGCGAACCTTCCGTTATTGCCTCGAAGACGAAGGTTATACCGTCGCCACCGCCAACAGCGCGGCCCAGGCTGACGCGCTGCTGCAGCGTCAAGTGTTCGATCTGTGCTTTCTCGATCTGCGTCTGGGCGAAGACAACGGCCTGGATGTATTGGCGCAGATGCGCATTCAGGCGCCGTGGATGCGGGTGGTGATCGTCACCGCTCATTCGGCCGTCGACACGGCGGTGGACGCGATTCAGGCGGGTGCCGCCGACTATCTGGTCAAGCCGTGCAGCCCTGACCAGTTGCGTCTGGCCACTGCCAAGCAGCTGGAAGTGCGCCAGCTCTCG from Pseudomonas allokribbensis encodes the following:
- a CDS encoding DUF1328 domain-containing protein — encoded protein: MLSWAITFLIIAIIAAVLGFGGIAGTATGIAKILFVVFLVMFIASFFFGRRGRG
- the gltP gene encoding glutamate/aspartate:proton symporter GltP gives rise to the protein MKKAKLSLAWQILIGLVLGIAIGALLNHFSAEKAWWISNVLQPAGDIFIRLIKMIVIPIVISSLIVGIAGVGDAKKLGRIGLKTIIYFEIVTTIAIVVGLLLANLFHPGAGIDMSTLGTVDISKYQATAAEVQHEHAFIETILNLIPSNIFAAMARGEMLPIIFFSVLFGLGLSSLQSDLREPLVKMFQGVSESMFKVTHMIMNYAPIGVFALIAVTVANFGFASLLPLAKLVILVYVAIAFFAFVILGLIAKMFGFSVIKLMRIFKDELVLAYSTASSETVLPRVIEKMEAYGAPKAICSFVVPTGYSFNLDGSTLYQSIAAIFIAQLYGIDLSISQQLLLVLTLMVTSKGIAGVPGVSFVVLLATLGSVGIPLEGLAFIAGVDRVMDMARTALNVIGNALAVLVIARWEGMYDDAKGQRYWNSLPHWRSKEKLPAGDVSKN
- a CDS encoding inhibitor of vertebrate lysozyme family protein encodes the protein MSALKTLAAALLLGGSAMAMAANDGQARVNELLSSDPHYRETWEGVVKKEERLPEWVMNLSGTPDQQMNAVTEDGDKYLVGPLCESQDKCLNHRLIVAFSFDKKHAYAMLVDVPEGLPADKSPTRHATYRFLGKPDQGMQDLLMETLKKDPNWY